A window of the Haloquadratum walsbyi C23 genome harbors these coding sequences:
- a CDS encoding glycosyltransferase family 2 protein — MPSLSLDTSNVDLSIVIPTLNGREQLIDTLDAIAEHAPAAEVIVVNGPSADGTSGMVQNRTDVDVLIEVSERTLNVARNAGIIEATGEAIAVLQYDLTIESTWVDAIISGLSRAAVVTGPVHQMLAAGMTTTACEQTNIGSKTVTYFNGGNVAFTASTLENIDGFDEYLKTGGARDAAHRLAAASERVAWEPEMCVQTEYETDGGIKQRDTDWKYRSLTYRLVKNYGIRPTVARRILTHIGADAVDAARDVLADNRALSTYLSVERDAATGAIAGVVTGLQARFADRSTTRNPHGCSARADRAVSRHDWR, encoded by the coding sequence ATGCCTTCATTATCGCTTGATACCTCCAATGTTGACCTTTCGATTGTTATTCCAACATTAAATGGTCGTGAGCAACTTATCGATACTCTTGATGCCATTGCTGAACATGCTCCCGCAGCAGAGGTCATTGTTGTCAATGGTCCTTCCGCTGATGGCACGAGCGGAATGGTTCAAAATCGGACAGATGTTGACGTATTGATTGAGGTTTCAGAACGGACATTGAATGTTGCTCGGAATGCTGGTATTATTGAGGCAACAGGAGAGGCAATTGCGGTTTTGCAATATGATCTTACTATTGAGTCAACATGGGTTGATGCGATTATCTCAGGTCTCTCACGCGCAGCAGTCGTTACCGGACCCGTCCATCAGATGTTAGCTGCCGGAATGACAACGACTGCGTGTGAGCAGACCAATATCGGTTCCAAAACTGTGACATATTTCAATGGCGGAAATGTTGCATTTACTGCATCAACACTTGAGAATATCGATGGATTTGATGAGTATCTGAAGACTGGTGGGGCTCGCGATGCCGCTCACCGATTGGCTGCAGCAAGTGAACGCGTCGCATGGGAGCCGGAGATGTGTGTTCAGACCGAATATGAGACAGATGGTGGAATTAAACAGCGAGACACCGACTGGAAATACCGATCTTTGACTTATCGACTGGTGAAAAACTACGGTATCCGCCCTACTGTTGCCCGCCGAATACTCACCCATATCGGCGCTGATGCGGTTGATGCTGCCAGAGACGTTCTTGCGGATAACCGCGCTCTTTCAACTTATCTTAGTGTGGAGCGTGATGCTGCCACTGGCGCTATTGCTGGTGTTGTAACTGGGTTACAAGCACGGTTTGCTGACCGGTCAACAACTCGAAACCCTCACGGTTGCTCTGCACGCGCTGATCGCGCTGTTTCTCGACATGACTGGCGGTAG
- a CDS encoding Hsp20/alpha crystallin family protein, with protein MSRLTELGESAAQTVLDRVGRGVSEVQERTPLPYDLLESDEAYLIIFDAPGIEQTDVQVQFLDGKVEVRLDRFRDFYEDFEMRFPGRGLSLDGSVSLPDDAAVDPERANATLGRNGTLQIRLPKDGRHQTVAVSEADENNEHDEMIDSGDSDASTANNTDDANHDPDTDS; from the coding sequence ATGAGTAGGCTTACAGAACTCGGTGAATCAGCGGCACAGACAGTTCTTGATCGAGTCGGACGTGGAGTCTCAGAGGTGCAAGAACGAACACCACTCCCATATGATCTACTCGAAAGTGATGAAGCGTATTTGATCATTTTTGATGCGCCTGGTATTGAACAGACTGATGTCCAAGTGCAATTTCTTGACGGGAAGGTTGAGGTTCGACTTGACCGATTCCGTGATTTCTATGAGGATTTTGAGATGCGATTTCCTGGTCGTGGACTTTCACTTGATGGATCTGTATCACTTCCTGATGACGCCGCTGTCGACCCTGAACGCGCGAATGCAACTCTTGGACGGAATGGGACTCTTCAGATTCGACTTCCGAAAGATGGGCGTCATCAAACGGTTGCAGTGAGTGAGGCTGATGAAAATAATGAGCATGACGAGATGATTGATTCAGGTGACTCAGACGCGAGTACTGCAAACAATACTGATGATGCTAATCATGATCCCGATACTGATAGCTAA
- a CDS encoding winged helix-turn-helix transcriptional regulator has protein sequence MSTSVVDPENAVQLSKSEFRSRLRELPPSAKLVVKVLETDSPLSQGQLAEESLLPDRTVRYALSRLEENELIGSRYSFKDARKQVYFLNDHV, from the coding sequence ATGAGCACCAGTGTTGTCGACCCGGAGAATGCAGTTCAGCTGTCGAAGTCAGAGTTCCGTAGTCGATTACGAGAATTGCCACCAAGTGCCAAACTTGTTGTTAAAGTACTTGAGACTGATTCTCCGCTTTCGCAGGGGCAACTTGCAGAGGAGTCACTATTACCGGATCGAACTGTTCGCTACGCACTAAGCAGATTAGAGGAGAATGAACTTATTGGCTCTCGATATAGCTTCAAAGATGCTCGAAAGCAGGTGTACTTTCTTAATGATCATGTGTGA
- the thsA gene encoding thermosome subunit alpha, with translation MSTRMQPLAVLTEESERTRGEDAQDTNVQAGKAVASSVRTTLGPRGMDKMLVDSGGDVVITNDGATILGEMDIEHPAAQMIVEVAESQEESVGDGTTTAAVLTGELLSEAESLFDDGLHPTVVAEGYSRAAELAHDAIDAQADSVEIDDELLQSVAESSMTGKGTGDVTADRLAGLVVDAVQRVRAANDEFDADDIKTHTQTGASSSATDLLEGVVIDTERAADGMPTAVSDASVAVIDVELDLREGEVDAEYAISSVDQLEAAVAAEDNELREYASTLSDAGADVVFSTDSISDRVASYLAREDIVAFEDIDDDDARTVARATGASRLGRLEELEASDLGSVDSVSTETYGEDELTVIEGGSESTAATLLVRGSTDHVLDELSRAIDDAINATTVALESGVVPGAGGTEIAISDAIRSAAAGIEGRQQLAVESFADAVDAVPRTLAQNTGMDPIDAVVDLRSTFEDQDCAGLVATEQTGEVANPLTAGIVDPAGVKHEAITAATEATTMIVRIDDVISSE, from the coding sequence ATGTCGACACGAATGCAGCCGCTTGCGGTACTGACAGAGGAGAGTGAGCGTACTCGCGGTGAGGATGCACAAGACACGAATGTCCAGGCTGGAAAAGCTGTTGCGAGTTCTGTTCGGACAACGCTTGGTCCGCGTGGAATGGATAAAATGCTCGTTGACTCTGGTGGTGACGTTGTAATCACAAACGATGGAGCGACAATCCTTGGTGAGATGGATATTGAACATCCTGCAGCACAGATGATTGTCGAAGTGGCAGAATCACAGGAGGAATCTGTTGGCGACGGAACAACAACAGCAGCAGTCTTGACAGGTGAACTTCTGTCTGAGGCTGAGTCGCTATTTGACGATGGATTACATCCAACTGTCGTCGCTGAGGGATACAGCAGGGCTGCAGAGCTAGCACACGACGCTATTGATGCTCAGGCGGATAGTGTTGAAATCGATGATGAACTTCTTCAGTCTGTTGCAGAATCATCTATGACCGGCAAGGGAACCGGTGACGTGACCGCTGATCGCTTAGCTGGTCTTGTTGTTGATGCTGTACAACGAGTCCGTGCAGCCAATGATGAATTCGATGCCGACGATATCAAAACACATACTCAGACGGGCGCATCTTCCTCTGCGACAGATCTACTCGAAGGGGTTGTGATCGACACTGAGCGTGCTGCTGATGGAATGCCTACAGCAGTGAGTGATGCGTCTGTTGCAGTAATCGATGTTGAACTTGATCTTCGTGAAGGTGAGGTTGATGCAGAATACGCGATTTCGTCTGTCGATCAACTTGAGGCAGCCGTTGCTGCCGAAGATAATGAACTTCGTGAATATGCATCAACCCTCTCAGATGCCGGTGCTGATGTTGTCTTCTCAACAGACTCAATCAGTGACCGTGTTGCATCATACCTTGCTCGTGAGGATATTGTTGCATTTGAGGACATCGACGATGATGATGCTCGCACTGTTGCTCGTGCGACCGGGGCGTCTCGTCTTGGTCGGCTTGAAGAACTCGAAGCGAGTGATCTTGGCTCCGTCGATAGTGTTTCAACCGAGACATACGGTGAAGATGAACTAACTGTTATTGAGGGTGGTTCTGAAAGCACAGCAGCAACCCTATTAGTTCGTGGAAGTACGGACCACGTTCTTGATGAGCTTTCTCGTGCAATTGATGATGCAATAAACGCAACGACTGTTGCACTTGAGAGTGGTGTGGTCCCTGGTGCTGGTGGTACCGAGATCGCAATTTCCGATGCGATTCGCTCTGCAGCAGCCGGAATCGAGGGGCGACAACAACTCGCTGTTGAATCGTTTGCAGACGCAGTCGATGCTGTTCCTCGGACATTGGCACAAAACACAGGTATGGATCCAATCGATGCTGTTGTTGACCTTCGATCAACATTTGAAGATCAAGACTGTGCTGGTCTTGTGGCAACTGAACAGACCGGTGAGGTTGCGAATCCACTCACAGCAGGAATTGTCGATCCTGCAGGGGTTAAACATGAAGCAATTACCGCTGCGACAGAGGCAACAACAATGATTGTCCGAATTGACGACGTTATTTCCTCTGAGTGA
- a CDS encoding DUF7559 family protein, with protein MPATLEVKCTDGSCTLDMFELHYTYDMPDDVGVTDFTCPYCGETETLEAIEL; from the coding sequence ATGCCAGCAACGCTTGAAGTCAAATGCACTGATGGGAGTTGTACGCTAGATATGTTTGAACTCCACTATACGTATGATATGCCAGATGATGTTGGCGTAACCGACTTTACCTGTCCGTACTGTGGTGAAACTGAGACACTCGAAGCAATTGAGCTATGA
- a CDS encoding EamA family transporter → MRDATLGTIFVLIAAAGFGTIGIFGELAAIVDLELAALLPIRFAFATIIITLLAVIRDWSLPPTRREWVITLGLGGIYTAMTLLFFFSLRSLTAGLATIVLYTYPIFLVAFSVVLQTETMTPQKLVALTTTTLGVIIVIGIDSPNIDSFGILLSLGAALCYAIYTMGSRSVVTQATPQGLTIGVLIGTTVTMIGYGVIDGGLSLPREQTHWGIILGIVIFSTVLPHILFYQGVSRLEASRVGIISTIEPVVTVILGVILLNEALTIPVIIGGGFVLIGVVFAQRPSGRSSPQSDLSE, encoded by the coding sequence GTGAGAGATGCGACTCTTGGAACTATTTTTGTACTCATTGCTGCTGCGGGATTTGGGACCATCGGAATCTTTGGTGAACTCGCAGCGATTGTCGATCTTGAGCTGGCAGCACTCTTACCGATTCGATTTGCGTTTGCAACTATCATAATTACACTTCTTGCTGTTATTCGCGACTGGTCGCTTCCACCAACCCGTCGTGAATGGGTCATCACATTGGGGCTTGGGGGAATATATACCGCAATGACATTGTTATTTTTCTTTTCGCTTCGTTCACTTACTGCTGGGCTCGCAACGATTGTACTGTATACCTATCCGATATTCCTCGTTGCATTTTCAGTAGTATTGCAAACGGAAACAATGACACCGCAGAAATTAGTTGCTCTCACAACCACAACGCTGGGTGTGATAATCGTCATCGGTATCGACAGTCCCAATATTGACTCATTTGGAATACTCTTATCCCTTGGTGCGGCTCTCTGCTATGCGATTTATACAATGGGAAGTCGAAGTGTTGTCACCCAGGCTACCCCACAGGGATTGACAATTGGTGTCCTCATCGGAACAACGGTCACGATGATCGGATATGGTGTGATTGATGGCGGATTGTCGCTCCCACGTGAACAGACCCACTGGGGAATTATTCTTGGTATTGTTATTTTTTCAACGGTGCTACCCCATATCTTGTTCTATCAGGGTGTGTCTCGGCTTGAGGCGAGTCGCGTCGGGATTATAAGCACGATTGAACCGGTTGTGACTGTCATTCTTGGTGTTATACTCCTGAATGAAGCCCTTACAATCCCGGTTATTATTGGGGGTGGATTTGTGTTAATCGGGGTTGTATTTGCACAACGTCCGTCGGGCAGATCTAGCCCTCAAAGTGATCTTTCTGAATAA
- a CDS encoding class I SAM-dependent methyltransferase — MKGKEWYQADDVAQAYESKRFSRGGQLIDRREKRAVLDSLNPVTGADILEIACGTGRFTAMLAERGANIVGIDISDAMLAQGRRKARNNGVNDTLELLRGDAARLPFPDNHFDAVFAMRFFHLAETPGTFLTEMARVSNDIVFFDTFNHRSTRIIYNWLLPMGSHLYSRSQVKKLLSDAELAMVDDTHDFLLPYGFYRKIPNDLAHGFRDVDKSLGESEFGDALASVSYWTATVDTDSATTDTAETNLETSQHTPDGTVAADD; from the coding sequence GTGAAAGGAAAAGAGTGGTATCAAGCTGATGACGTTGCGCAAGCATACGAGTCAAAGCGATTCTCACGTGGCGGTCAACTCATCGACCGTCGAGAGAAACGTGCTGTTCTTGACTCACTTAATCCCGTTACTGGCGCCGATATTCTTGAGATTGCTTGTGGGACGGGTCGGTTCACGGCGATGCTTGCAGAAAGAGGAGCGAATATTGTTGGAATTGATATTTCTGATGCAATGCTCGCACAGGGTCGCAGAAAGGCACGCAATAACGGCGTGAACGACACGCTTGAATTACTTCGTGGCGATGCTGCCCGACTACCTTTTCCTGACAATCATTTTGATGCAGTCTTTGCAATGCGATTTTTCCATCTTGCGGAGACACCAGGGACTTTTCTCACCGAAATGGCACGAGTCTCAAACGATATTGTCTTTTTTGATACGTTCAATCACCGCAGTACGCGTATTATCTATAATTGGCTTCTCCCAATGGGATCACACCTATACTCCCGGTCACAGGTAAAGAAACTTCTTTCAGACGCTGAGCTTGCGATGGTTGATGATACTCATGACTTTTTATTACCATATGGATTCTATCGCAAGATACCAAATGACCTTGCTCATGGGTTTCGCGACGTCGATAAATCGCTTGGAGAGAGTGAATTTGGTGATGCACTTGCATCAGTCTCATACTGGACTGCAACGGTGGACACTGATTCGGCGACGACAGATACAGCTGAGACCAATCTTGAAACATCACAGCATACACCCGACGGAACAGTCGCGGCAGATGATTAA
- a CDS encoding YkgJ family cysteine cluster protein: MKDAEMNELSDSEQEEVQSLEAELARAKSLSVKSLADAIESIGFECTRCGACCTAHHSGENNDEKTENAHEDETEPAHTQINNTSKTEAPAVTAPTENGRVSHNNGSDDQTRTVSNQDNKANTDVAMESASTSTSTEPHTATVFPDEVRELQATADNMRDGTADTDAHSPTEWRDVARPMPYGLDDENSTGTTFEWALQTDACGDCVFYEEADGVGSCQAHDNRPLICATYPFSVALGGTSQPMGEAVDTAGMVRAHECEGLGRDITREAAEELAATLRTRAIRELEEAISLRDTYEPPGNTDGIVVHDSEGAKRPDGTAIDN; encoded by the coding sequence ATGAAAGACGCTGAAATGAATGAACTGAGTGATAGTGAACAAGAAGAAGTTCAAAGTCTTGAAGCAGAACTGGCGCGTGCAAAATCGCTTTCTGTCAAGTCACTTGCCGATGCAATTGAATCAATTGGGTTTGAGTGTACACGATGTGGTGCCTGTTGTACAGCTCATCACAGTGGAGAAAATAATGATGAAAAAACAGAAAATGCACATGAGGATGAAACGGAGCCAGCACATACTCAAATAAACAATACATCAAAGACTGAGGCTCCCGCCGTCACTGCTCCGACAGAAAACGGTCGTGTCAGCCATAACAATGGATCAGATGATCAAACACGGACTGTCAGTAATCAAGATAACAAAGCCAATACCGATGTAGCCATGGAGTCGGCATCGACATCAACATCAACAGAACCACATACAGCGACCGTTTTTCCTGATGAGGTTCGAGAATTACAGGCAACAGCGGATAACATGAGAGATGGTACAGCCGATACTGACGCACATTCACCGACTGAATGGCGCGATGTTGCCCGTCCGATGCCGTATGGGCTTGATGATGAGAACTCAACCGGAACAACGTTCGAATGGGCACTGCAGACCGATGCATGCGGTGATTGTGTATTTTATGAAGAAGCAGATGGGGTTGGGTCGTGTCAGGCACATGATAACCGCCCATTAATTTGTGCAACATATCCATTCAGCGTTGCCCTTGGCGGGACCAGCCAACCAATGGGTGAGGCTGTTGATACGGCTGGTATGGTGCGTGCACATGAATGCGAGGGACTGGGTCGTGATATCACTCGTGAGGCAGCCGAGGAGTTGGCAGCAACACTCCGAACCCGTGCAATTCGCGAACTTGAGGAAGCAATCTCGCTTAGAGATACATACGAACCACCAGGTAATACCGACGGTATTGTTGTTCATGACTCTGAAGGTGCAAAGCGACCTGATGGGACAGCAATCGATAATTAA
- a CDS encoding DUF429 domain-containing protein, producing the protein MLAHTIYGVDFSGAARAGDNIYLTRGRVPTTSSDETLHIETCTPAPTLLDTTADRDAVLSGLREFIATRPTSDTDSVAFGCDFAFSIPMVHIAAVDDVTDWQSFLQWFPGDMTDPSTFASWAGDIAAATETKRTYIQRLTDTRVGALSPYHFFIQSQTFYGIRDVLAPLVKTNSIRVRPMQSPTSDIPWIVEAYPAATLDRFGLPDDGYKSTSDDAYNRRQMIIEEIDARDDVTLTPEAKATALTDPDGDALDAVIAAVATFHVARDGITIPSSADDRWQCEGWIVS; encoded by the coding sequence ATGCTTGCACACACCATCTATGGTGTTGATTTCTCCGGAGCTGCCCGCGCTGGTGATAATATATATCTCACACGTGGGCGTGTTCCAACTACATCCAGTGATGAAACGCTTCATATTGAGACATGTACCCCTGCACCGACGCTGTTAGACACCACTGCTGATCGTGATGCTGTCTTGTCCGGTCTTCGTGAGTTCATTGCTACTCGCCCAACATCAGACACGGATTCAGTTGCATTCGGGTGTGACTTCGCATTTAGCATTCCAATGGTTCATATTGCCGCTGTTGATGACGTTACCGATTGGCAGTCGTTTCTCCAATGGTTTCCAGGCGATATGACGGATCCATCGACATTCGCATCATGGGCAGGCGATATTGCTGCTGCCACCGAGACAAAACGGACGTATATCCAACGACTAACCGACACCCGTGTTGGTGCGCTTTCACCATATCACTTCTTTATCCAATCACAAACGTTCTATGGAATCCGAGATGTGCTCGCACCACTCGTCAAAACCAATAGTATCCGTGTCCGACCAATGCAATCTCCAACGTCGGATATTCCCTGGATTGTCGAAGCGTATCCCGCAGCGACGCTTGACCGATTTGGGCTTCCAGATGATGGGTATAAATCGACAAGCGATGATGCATATAATCGCCGTCAGATGATTATCGAGGAGATTGATGCTCGCGATGATGTTACCCTTACCCCAGAGGCAAAGGCAACTGCACTCACGGACCCTGATGGTGATGCACTTGATGCTGTTATTGCGGCTGTTGCGACATTTCATGTGGCTCGAGATGGTATCACGATTCCATCATCTGCGGATGACCGATGGCAGTGTGAAGGCTGGATCGTGTCCTGA
- a CDS encoding MBL fold metallo-hydrolase, with protein sequence MTRVRRIPVGVDSQVPTGKTNAYVIITSNEEHQGDTGSRPEAILADPPAQAPEIDMVVDKLTVSHILVTHTHPDHVGGVSVYADATDATVWCRHGRVQRFYETTGVNPDQTFREGTILPVDESVQILDLPGHAPDHIGIETKIGILCGDIARANGSVAITSPDGAMRAYFVALRRLHARQPACLYPGHGEVISNPRETCMRLLMHRQEREKNILTAITGNATSVETILDQAYDKNITSVRDLARATVVAHLEKLDADGRIAFNRETKMVREI encoded by the coding sequence ATGACACGTGTTCGCCGTATTCCAGTCGGTGTCGATTCACAGGTTCCGACAGGAAAGACAAATGCATACGTCATTATCACATCAAATGAAGAACATCAGGGCGACACCGGATCACGCCCAGAGGCAATCCTTGCTGATCCACCGGCGCAGGCACCTGAGATTGATATGGTAGTTGATAAGCTCACTGTAAGTCATATTCTTGTTACACATACGCATCCAGACCATGTTGGTGGTGTCAGCGTATATGCCGATGCAACCGATGCAACGGTGTGGTGTCGGCATGGTCGAGTACAACGGTTTTATGAGACGACAGGTGTCAATCCTGATCAAACATTCCGAGAGGGTACCATACTTCCCGTTGATGAGAGCGTTCAAATACTTGATCTTCCAGGGCATGCCCCAGATCATATTGGAATCGAGACTAAAATCGGTATATTATGTGGTGATATTGCCCGCGCAAATGGCAGTGTCGCAATTACATCACCTGATGGTGCAATGCGTGCATACTTTGTTGCACTTCGACGTTTGCATGCGCGACAGCCAGCATGTTTGTATCCTGGACATGGAGAGGTTATCTCAAATCCACGAGAAACCTGTATGCGACTTCTTATGCATCGACAGGAAAGAGAAAAGAATATACTCACCGCGATTACCGGTAATGCCACATCCGTTGAGACTATTCTTGACCAGGCATATGATAAGAATATAACAAGCGTGCGTGATCTTGCACGAGCGACTGTTGTTGCGCATCTTGAAAAACTAGACGCTGACGGGCGTATTGCATTCAATCGAGAGACAAAAATGGTGAGAGAAATATGA
- a CDS encoding TRAM domain-containing protein, translated as MEISDKLLCLFNADIRAEDDQYIVEVPKREIETGSLDPDETYRVALISRSATSEDESIEREQPSSEPQPPVEPEELRYVEIEDIGKQGDGIARVERGYVIIVPDAEVGDRVKIEISEVKSNFAVGEVIEEEI; from the coding sequence GTGGAAATCTCAGATAAACTCCTGTGCCTGTTCAACGCTGATATTCGGGCGGAAGATGATCAATATATCGTCGAAGTACCGAAGCGTGAGATCGAAACTGGATCTCTCGACCCAGACGAAACGTATCGCGTTGCTCTTATCTCGCGGTCAGCGACTTCAGAGGATGAATCGATTGAGCGCGAGCAACCATCATCAGAGCCTCAACCACCGGTTGAACCGGAAGAACTCCGCTATGTCGAGATTGAGGATATTGGTAAACAGGGTGATGGTATTGCTCGTGTCGAACGAGGCTATGTGATTATTGTTCCCGACGCAGAGGTCGGAGACCGCGTCAAGATAGAGATTAGTGAAGTCAAATCTAACTTTGCCGTCGGTGAAGTAATCGAAGAAGAAATATAA
- a CDS encoding radical SAM protein, whose translation MTHIHPSNLSVTLVDGYVDEPAHFGVPPYISTYPRFTAGALVDAGVPHDQITYHTIDALRDDRGRWRDVADADLLIYLGGMTVPGKYVGGTPAEPDEVREIAWTADGVSMMGGPVRFGVGDENAGAQEMERQNLDYDYLAMADVEAAAYDLVESGLEGFNDRYRSTDELDRWASKGAFIVVQHPNYPEYLICEIETSRGCAYRCSFCTEPMYGDPSFRTADSVIREVESLADRGVAHFRIGRQADILAFGGDGEAPNPDSLRRLYSGIRDVAPDLQTLHLDNMNPITIVNWPDASRECLDIISTYNTPGDTAAFGLESADPVVQDQNQLNVTADECFEAVRIVNEVAGWRPGEDPADAPSYGIEAPDRLPKLLPGINLLHGLTGERTETFTHNKRFLHRVFDAGLLLRRINIRQVMAFEGTEMAETGADVAIEHKKQFKQYKQEVREEIDQPMLRRLVPAGTVLPDVYLEYHRDGRTFGRQLGTYPLLVGIPGERPLGKTIDVAVVDHGYRSITAVPYPLDPNAASMDELTAIPGIGSRTAGDIVINRPYDGLADVPVSDVDLSTFAHASGYDEPRAD comes from the coding sequence ATGACACACATTCATCCATCTAATCTTTCGGTGACGCTCGTCGATGGGTACGTTGATGAGCCCGCACACTTCGGTGTGCCACCATATATTTCAACGTATCCACGGTTTACTGCCGGTGCGCTCGTTGATGCTGGCGTTCCTCACGATCAAATAACATATCATACAATCGATGCACTTCGAGATGACCGAGGGCGGTGGCGAGATGTTGCGGATGCAGACTTACTGATATATCTTGGTGGAATGACGGTTCCAGGTAAGTACGTCGGCGGGACTCCTGCTGAGCCTGATGAAGTTCGTGAAATAGCTTGGACGGCTGATGGCGTTTCAATGATGGGTGGACCCGTTCGATTTGGCGTTGGTGATGAGAACGCCGGTGCTCAAGAGATGGAGCGTCAGAATCTTGATTATGACTATCTTGCGATGGCTGATGTTGAAGCAGCTGCATACGATCTTGTTGAAAGTGGACTTGAAGGCTTCAATGATCGGTATCGAAGTACTGACGAACTTGATCGGTGGGCATCAAAAGGGGCGTTTATTGTTGTACAACATCCAAACTATCCCGAATATCTTATTTGTGAGATTGAGACCTCTCGTGGCTGTGCCTATCGCTGTTCATTCTGTACTGAACCAATGTACGGCGACCCGTCGTTTCGGACCGCTGATTCGGTCATTCGAGAGGTTGAGTCCCTCGCTGATCGTGGAGTCGCTCACTTCCGAATAGGTCGACAAGCCGATATCCTTGCTTTTGGGGGTGATGGTGAAGCACCCAATCCTGATTCTCTTCGACGATTATACAGCGGGATTCGTGATGTCGCACCTGATCTTCAAACATTACATCTTGATAATATGAATCCAATTACTATCGTTAATTGGCCTGACGCCTCTCGGGAATGTCTTGATATTATCTCTACATATAATACACCAGGAGACACCGCTGCGTTTGGACTTGAGTCGGCTGACCCTGTGGTTCAAGATCAAAATCAACTGAACGTCACCGCCGATGAATGCTTTGAGGCTGTCCGTATCGTGAATGAGGTCGCTGGGTGGCGTCCAGGTGAGGATCCCGCTGATGCCCCAAGCTACGGTATTGAAGCGCCGGATAGACTTCCGAAATTACTTCCGGGCATTAACCTCCTGCATGGACTTACAGGCGAGCGTACAGAAACATTCACACACAACAAGCGCTTTCTTCACCGTGTTTTTGACGCTGGGCTTCTCCTCCGTCGGATCAATATACGACAGGTAATGGCGTTTGAGGGGACTGAAATGGCAGAGACAGGTGCAGATGTCGCTATTGAGCATAAAAAGCAATTCAAGCAATACAAACAGGAGGTTCGTGAGGAGATTGACCAGCCAATGCTTCGACGACTCGTTCCCGCTGGAACTGTCCTTCCAGATGTGTATCTAGAGTATCATCGTGATGGGCGGACGTTTGGTCGACAACTCGGGACGTATCCACTATTAGTTGGGATTCCTGGTGAGCGACCACTTGGAAAGACGATTGATGTCGCAGTTGTTGATCATGGATATCGCTCGATCACTGCTGTTCCATATCCGCTTGACCCGAATGCAGCCTCTATGGATGAGTTGACAGCAATTCCTGGGATTGGATCGCGAACTGCTGGTGATATTGTAATAAACCGACCATATGATGGTCTTGCTGACGTTCCTGTCTCAGACGTTGATTTATCGACATTCGCTCATGCAAGCGGTTATGATGAACCACGCGCAGATTGA